One part of the Calypte anna isolate BGI_N300 chromosome 12, bCalAnn1_v1.p, whole genome shotgun sequence genome encodes these proteins:
- the SLC38A3 gene encoding sodium-coupled neutral amino acid transporter 3 isoform X2, with the protein MDVPLQTEMVELVPNGKHTTMLTTSAIPSLGGDRFEENQPGTAEMEEFLPHGAEKKQTHFTDFEGKTSFGMSVFNLSNAIMGSGILGLAYAMANTGIILFLFLLTAVALLSSYSIHLLLKSSGIVGIRAYEQLGYRAFGTPGKLAAAIAITLQNIGAMSSYLYIVKSEVPLVIQTFLNLEEKTTDWYMNGNYLVILVSVTIILPLALMKQLGYLGYASGFSLSCMVFFLISVIYKKFQIPCPLPEQEVNLTGSLNTTPVSTTDYQNGYTVLQAPEQDTCIPSFFTLNSQTAYTIPIMAFAFVCHPEVLPIYTELKDPSKKKMQCISNISITVMYFMYFLAALFGYLTFYGRVESELLHTYNKVDPFDVLILCVRVAVLTAVTLTVPIVLFPVRRAIQQMLFQGKDFSWIRHIIIAVVLLTFINLLVIFAPSILGIFGMIGATSAPCLIFIFPAIFYIRIMPKDKEPLRSAPKILAACFALLGVVFMIMSLSFIIIDWAAGGGKSGGSH; encoded by the exons ATGGATGTACCCCTCCAGACTGAGATGGTGGAGCTGGTGCCCAATGGGAAGCACACGACCATGCTTACCACCTCTGCCATCCCCTCTCTGGGGGGTGACAG GTTTGAGGAGAaccagcctggcacagcagagaTGGAGGAGTTCCTACCCCATGGTGCTGAAAAGAAGCAGACACATTTCACTGAT TTTGAAGGGAAGACGTCTTTCGGGATGTCCGTCTTCAACCTGAGCAATGCCATCATGGGCAGTGGCATTCTGGGTCTGGCCTATGCCATGGCCAACACCGGCATCATCCTCTTCCT CTTCCTCCTGACGGCGGTGGCCCTGCTGTCCAGCTACTCCATCCACCTGCTGCTCAAGTCCTCCGGCATTGTGG GGATCCGTGCCTATGAGCAGCTGGGCTACAGAGCCTTTGGCACGCCGGGGAAGCTGGCTGCGGCCATCGCCATCACTCTGCAGAACATTGGAG CTATGTCCAGCTACCTGTACATCGTCAAATCTGAAGTGCCTCTGGTTATCCAGACCTTCCTCAACCTGGAGGAGAAGACCAC GGACTGGTACATGAATGGAAACTACCTGGTGATCCTGGTTTCTGTCACTATTATCCTGCCCCTGGCCCTCATGAAGCAGCTGG gCTACCTCGGCTATGCCAGTGGCTTCTCCCTCAGCTGTATGGTCTTCTTCCTCATCTCG GTCATCTACAAGAAGTTCCAGATACCCTGCCCGCTCCCTGAGCAGGAGGTGAACCTCACAGGCAGCCTCAACACCACCCCCGTCAGCACCACTGACTACCAGAATGGCTACACCGTCCTCCAGGCACCTGAGCAGGACACCTGCATCCCCAGTTTCTTCACCCTAAACTCCCAG ACGGCGTACACCATCCCCATCATGGCCTTTGCCTTCGTCTGCCACCCTGAGGTCCTGCCCATCTACACAGAGTTGAAGGA cccctccaaGAAGAAGATGCAGTGCATCTCCAACATCTCCATCACAGTCATGTACTTCATGTACTTCTTGGCTGCCCTCTTTGGCTACCTCACATTCTACG GCCGTGTGGAGTCAGAACTGCTGCACACCTACAACAAGGTGGACCCCTTTGACGTGCTCATCCTGTGTGTGCGGGTGGCTGTGCTGACAGCTGTCACCCTCACTGTCCCCATCGTCCTCTTCCCG gtgcGCCGGGCCATCCAGCAAATGCTATTCCAAGGGAAGGACTTCAGTTGGATCCGCCATATCATCATTGCTGTGGTCCTGCTGACCTTTATCAATCTCTTGGTCATCTTTGCTCCCTCCATCCTTGGCATCTTCGGCATGATTG GTgccacctctgctccctgcctcatCTTCATCTTCCCTGCCATTTTCTACATCCGCATCATGCCCAAGGACAAGGAGCCGCTGCGCTCTGCCCCCAAAATCTTG GCTGCCTGCTTTGCCCTCCTCGGGGTGGTCTTCATGATCATGAGCTTGAGCTTCATCATCATTGACTGGGCTGCGGGCGGGGGGAAGAGTGGTGGCAGCCACTAG
- the SLC38A3 gene encoding sodium-coupled neutral amino acid transporter 3 isoform X1 gives MRNEPDRAACYSERRSGEEAEPKESLQRVQSSPTMDVPLQTEMVELVPNGKHTTMLTTSAIPSLGGDRFEENQPGTAEMEEFLPHGAEKKQTHFTDFEGKTSFGMSVFNLSNAIMGSGILGLAYAMANTGIILFLFLLTAVALLSSYSIHLLLKSSGIVGIRAYEQLGYRAFGTPGKLAAAIAITLQNIGAMSSYLYIVKSEVPLVIQTFLNLEEKTTDWYMNGNYLVILVSVTIILPLALMKQLGYLGYASGFSLSCMVFFLISVIYKKFQIPCPLPEQEVNLTGSLNTTPVSTTDYQNGYTVLQAPEQDTCIPSFFTLNSQTAYTIPIMAFAFVCHPEVLPIYTELKDPSKKKMQCISNISITVMYFMYFLAALFGYLTFYGRVESELLHTYNKVDPFDVLILCVRVAVLTAVTLTVPIVLFPVRRAIQQMLFQGKDFSWIRHIIIAVVLLTFINLLVIFAPSILGIFGMIGATSAPCLIFIFPAIFYIRIMPKDKEPLRSAPKILAACFALLGVVFMIMSLSFIIIDWAAGGGKSGGSH, from the exons ATGCGAAATGAGCCCGACCGTGCCGCTTGCTATTCCGAGAGGCGCTCGGGGGAAGAAGCTG AGCCCAAGGAGAGCCTGCAGCGAGTCCAGTCATCTCCCACCATGGATGTACCCCTCCAGACTGAGATGGTGGAGCTGGTGCCCAATGGGAAGCACACGACCATGCTTACCACCTCTGCCATCCCCTCTCTGGGGGGTGACAG GTTTGAGGAGAaccagcctggcacagcagagaTGGAGGAGTTCCTACCCCATGGTGCTGAAAAGAAGCAGACACATTTCACTGAT TTTGAAGGGAAGACGTCTTTCGGGATGTCCGTCTTCAACCTGAGCAATGCCATCATGGGCAGTGGCATTCTGGGTCTGGCCTATGCCATGGCCAACACCGGCATCATCCTCTTCCT CTTCCTCCTGACGGCGGTGGCCCTGCTGTCCAGCTACTCCATCCACCTGCTGCTCAAGTCCTCCGGCATTGTGG GGATCCGTGCCTATGAGCAGCTGGGCTACAGAGCCTTTGGCACGCCGGGGAAGCTGGCTGCGGCCATCGCCATCACTCTGCAGAACATTGGAG CTATGTCCAGCTACCTGTACATCGTCAAATCTGAAGTGCCTCTGGTTATCCAGACCTTCCTCAACCTGGAGGAGAAGACCAC GGACTGGTACATGAATGGAAACTACCTGGTGATCCTGGTTTCTGTCACTATTATCCTGCCCCTGGCCCTCATGAAGCAGCTGG gCTACCTCGGCTATGCCAGTGGCTTCTCCCTCAGCTGTATGGTCTTCTTCCTCATCTCG GTCATCTACAAGAAGTTCCAGATACCCTGCCCGCTCCCTGAGCAGGAGGTGAACCTCACAGGCAGCCTCAACACCACCCCCGTCAGCACCACTGACTACCAGAATGGCTACACCGTCCTCCAGGCACCTGAGCAGGACACCTGCATCCCCAGTTTCTTCACCCTAAACTCCCAG ACGGCGTACACCATCCCCATCATGGCCTTTGCCTTCGTCTGCCACCCTGAGGTCCTGCCCATCTACACAGAGTTGAAGGA cccctccaaGAAGAAGATGCAGTGCATCTCCAACATCTCCATCACAGTCATGTACTTCATGTACTTCTTGGCTGCCCTCTTTGGCTACCTCACATTCTACG GCCGTGTGGAGTCAGAACTGCTGCACACCTACAACAAGGTGGACCCCTTTGACGTGCTCATCCTGTGTGTGCGGGTGGCTGTGCTGACAGCTGTCACCCTCACTGTCCCCATCGTCCTCTTCCCG gtgcGCCGGGCCATCCAGCAAATGCTATTCCAAGGGAAGGACTTCAGTTGGATCCGCCATATCATCATTGCTGTGGTCCTGCTGACCTTTATCAATCTCTTGGTCATCTTTGCTCCCTCCATCCTTGGCATCTTCGGCATGATTG GTgccacctctgctccctgcctcatCTTCATCTTCCCTGCCATTTTCTACATCCGCATCATGCCCAAGGACAAGGAGCCGCTGCGCTCTGCCCCCAAAATCTTG GCTGCCTGCTTTGCCCTCCTCGGGGTGGTCTTCATGATCATGAGCTTGAGCTTCATCATCATTGACTGGGCTGCGGGCGGGGGGAAGAGTGGTGGCAGCCACTAG
- the LOC103533236 gene encoding LOW QUALITY PROTEIN: semaphorin-3B (The sequence of the model RefSeq protein was modified relative to this genomic sequence to represent the inferred CDS: deleted 2 bases in 1 codon; substituted 1 base at 1 genomic stop codon), translated as MNFVKILHSYNRTHLYACGTGAFHPVCAFVEAGQHAEEPIFKLDPRHTEDGKGKSPYDPQHAAASVLVGEELYSGVATDLMGRDFTIFRSLGRRPSIRTEQHDSRWLNEPKFVAVFWVPESEDPDDDKIYFFFRETAVERQQGLGKTSFARIGQICRNDMGGQRSLVNKWTTFLKARLICAEPGPDGADTHFDELRDVFLLQTRDKRNPLVYAIFSTSSSVFQGSAVCVYTMADIRRAFLGPFAHKEGPNYQWVSYQGRVPYPRPGMCPSKTFGTFGSTKDFPDEVIQFARHHPLMYNPVLPHRQRPLFLQATVPYTFTRIAVDRVTAADGHYDVLFISTDVGTVLKVVSVPTESWHRMEPLLLEELQVFQDASPITSLQLSSKRQQLYAGSATALAQLPLHRCGAYGKACAECCLARDPYCAWDGTSCTRYVPNTKRRFRRQDVRNGDPNILCSEDPRRGSVPQKQLYGVEGSTAFLECIPKSLQARVLWTYQRTPDGPPREVPVDERVVRTEQGLLLRSVQRADAGLYLCHATEHGFTQPLLRLSLEVIGARQAAPAGDPPQLAAGPPSRKIWYRDFLQLVEPAAGGCRXGLPAALEPRETPPPPSSYAGPPGRGQGKDPRKARHRRTHEGPRAERGPRSASPW; from the exons ATGAACTTTGTGAAGATCCTGCACTCCTACAACCGGACCCACCTGTATGCCTGTGGCACTGGTGCCTTCCACCCCGTTTGTGCCTTTGTGGAGGCTGGCCAGCACGCAGAG GAGCCCATCTTCAAGCTGGACCCCCGGCACACCGAGGATGGCAAAGGGAAAAGCCCCTATGACCCCCAGCATGCAGCAGCTTCCGTCCTCGTGG GCGAGGAGCTCTATTCCGGGGTGGCCACTGATTTGATGGGCCGGGACTTTACCATCTTCCGCAGCCTGGGCCGACGTCCCTCCATCCGCACGGAGCAGCACGATTCCCGTTGGCTCAATG AGCCCAAGTTTGTGGCCGTGTTTTGGGTGCCGGAGAGTGAGGACCCTGACGATGACAAGATCTATTTCTTCTTCCGTGAGACGGCAGTGGAGCGCCAGCAGGGGCTGGGCAAGACCAGCTTTGCCCGCATCGGCCAAATCTGCCGT AACGACATGGGCGGGCAGCGCAGTCTGGTCAACAAGTGGACAACCTTCCTGAAGGCTCGGCTCATCTGTGCCGAGCCAGGACCCGACGGGGCAGACACCCACTTTGATGAGCTCC GGgatgttttcctgctgcagacaaGGGACAAGCGCAACCCCCTGGTCTATGCCATCTTCTCCACCTCCAG CTCCGTTTTCCAAGGCTCAGCCGTCTGTGTCTACACGATGGCTGACATCCGCCGGGCTTTCCTGGGCCCCTTCGCCCACAAGGAGGGTCCCAACTACCAGTGGGTGTCGTACCAGGGCCGCGTGCCCTACCCCCGCCCGGGCATG TGCCCCAGCAAAACCTTTGGCACCTTTGGGTCCACCAAGGACTTCCCAGACGAGGTGATCCAGTTTGCCCGGCACCACCCACTGATGTACAACCCAGTGCTGCCCCACAGGCAGCGGCCCCTCTTCCTGCAAGCCACTGTGCCCTACACCTTCACCCGCATTGCTGTGGACCGTGTCACTGCTGCTGATGGCCACTACGATGTCCTCTTCATCAGCACAG acGTGGGCACGGTGCTGAAGGTGGTTTCGGTGCCCACGGAGAGCTGGCACCGCATGgagccactgctgctggaggagctgcaggtctTCCAG GATGCCTCTCCCATCACCAGCCTGCAACTCTCATCCAAGCGG CAACAGCTCTACGCCGGCTCGGCCACGGCACTGGCCCAGCTGCCCCTGCACCGCTGTGGTGCCTATGGCAAAGCCTGCGCCGAGTGCTGCCTGGCCCGGGACCCGTACTGCGCCTGGGACGGCACCTCCTGCACCCGCTACGTGCCCAACACCAAGAG GCGTTTCCGCCGGCAGGACGTCCGCAACGGTGACCCCAACATACTCTGCTCAGAAG ACCCTCGACGCGGCAGCGTGCCCCAGAAGCAGCTCTATGGCGTGGAGGGCAGCACCGCCTTCCTGGAGTGCATCCCCAAATCACTGCAAGCCCGTGTCCTTTGGACCTACCAGCGTACCCCAGATGGTCCCCCGCGTGAG GTACCGGTGGACGAGCGGGTGGTGCGGACGGAGCAGGGTCTCCTGCTGCGCAGCGTGCAGCGCGCCGACGCCGGCCTCTACCTCTGCCACGCCACCGAGCACGGCTTCACCCAGCCCCTGCTGCGGCTCTCCCTGGAGGTGATCGGCGCCCGGCAGGCAGCCCCCGCTGGTGATCCGCCCCAGCTCGCCGCCGGGCCCCCCAGCCGCAAGATCTGGTACCGGGACTTCCTCCAGCTGGTGGAG CCCGCCGCTGGAGGCTGCAGATAGGGTCTGCCAGCGGCTCTGGAGCCGAGGGAGACCCCGCCAC